In the genome of Leptospira koniambonensis, one region contains:
- a CDS encoding dihydrofolate reductase family protein → MRNIVFAINITTDGYCSHMDMVPDDGLHKYFTDLLRTASAILYGRVTYELMVPFWPEIARDQSESDITNEFAQVFTSLEKILFSSTLKNVDDPNTRLARESLADEVIALKKLPGKDIFVGSLSIASQLSELNLIDEYRFVVHPVIAGNGPRLFDRIKLEGRILLDFISSETLPSGIIALHYKRSINE, encoded by the coding sequence ATGAGAAATATTGTTTTTGCAATTAATATTACTACCGATGGATATTGCAGCCATATGGACATGGTCCCAGATGATGGGTTGCATAAATATTTTACCGATCTACTTCGTACTGCAAGTGCGATCTTATATGGGCGGGTTACATACGAGCTTATGGTGCCGTTTTGGCCTGAAATCGCAAGAGATCAATCTGAGTCAGATATAACAAATGAGTTCGCTCAAGTATTCACTTCGCTCGAGAAGATATTATTCTCTTCCACATTAAAAAATGTTGATGATCCGAATACAAGACTTGCACGTGAAAGTCTTGCGGACGAAGTAATTGCATTGAAGAAGCTGCCGGGAAAGGATATTTTTGTAGGTAGTTTGAGTATTGCTTCTCAATTATCTGAGCTAAATTTGATTGATGAATATCGTTTTGTAGTTCATCCGGTGATTGCAGGAAACGGTCCGAGGTTATTCGATAGAATTAAACTAGAAGGAAGGATCCTGCTAGATTTTATAAGTTCGGAAACACTTCCATCCGGTATCATTGCTCTTCATTATAAAAGAAGTATAAATGAATAA
- a CDS encoding methyltransferase family protein, with translation MPSILGAPLTTNNIVTRISYLIFALISYLIYLASMIIFAFRLLGIDQFLKEITVEFQLGLIGSIFVNITLIVIFGVPHSVMARAGFKKFCSRIVPLPIERSFYVFIVSITLTILSCLWQPIYFEIWNIKTDIGRYTIYSVFLIGFILAVVSTFLIDHFELFGLKQAWNFFIRKEKHTIEFATPSLYKLVRHPMMFGILLVLWSTPFMDLSHLILSIGMTLYIIIGTFFEEKDLVRTFGERYLQYKQVVPMLLPFITLKKKLRKINTGEKYEN, from the coding sequence ATGCCAAGCATTTTGGGAGCACCTTTGACTACAAATAATATCGTCACACGCATTAGTTATCTAATATTCGCTTTGATTTCTTATCTGATCTATCTTGCCAGTATGATCATCTTCGCCTTCCGTTTACTCGGTATCGACCAATTTCTGAAAGAGATCACAGTCGAATTTCAGCTCGGACTGATAGGTTCCATTTTTGTCAATATTACATTAATCGTAATATTCGGCGTTCCTCATAGTGTCATGGCGAGAGCAGGCTTCAAAAAATTTTGTAGTCGAATCGTACCTTTACCGATTGAAAGGAGTTTTTATGTTTTTATAGTTAGTATTACTTTAACTATTCTCTCCTGTCTATGGCAGCCCATCTATTTTGAAATTTGGAATATCAAAACTGACATTGGAAGATATACAATATATTCTGTTTTCTTAATAGGCTTTATATTAGCAGTTGTTTCTACTTTTTTAATAGATCATTTTGAACTTTTTGGATTAAAGCAGGCCTGGAATTTTTTCATAAGAAAAGAAAAACATACAATAGAATTCGCTACACCTTCGCTATATAAGTTAGTCCGTCATCCAATGATGTTCGGTATACTTCTGGTCCTATGGAGTACCCCGTTTATGGATTTAAGTCATCTCATTCTCTCGATAGGCATGACTCTTTACATCATTATAGGAACATTCTTTGAAGAAAAAGATTTGGTCCGTACCTTTGGAGAAAGGTATCTACAATATAAACAAGTAGTTCCCATGCTTCTGCCTTTCATTACTCTAAAGAAAAAATTACGAAAAATTAATACCGGAGAAAAATATGAAAATTGA
- a CDS encoding MarR family winged helix-turn-helix transcriptional regulator has protein sequence MKQDRLLVLVTALRDQILDEVKKDYLRFGITNITPAMGAVLCALKNDHPQSMKEIAKQIFRDQSSVTPLVQKLVDLNLAIQERSSIDARESQVRLTIPGKNTRLKIIRAGRKMNARLYKGMSTADRKNLISLLAQLKK, from the coding sequence ATGAAACAAGATAGACTATTAGTCTTAGTTACTGCGTTACGAGATCAAATTTTGGACGAAGTAAAAAAAGACTATTTACGTTTTGGGATAACGAATATAACTCCTGCCATGGGCGCTGTTCTTTGCGCACTTAAGAACGATCACCCGCAATCTATGAAAGAGATAGCGAAGCAGATTTTTAGAGACCAATCTAGTGTTACTCCGCTCGTACAAAAATTAGTAGATCTAAATCTAGCAATACAAGAGCGCTCATCCATTGACGCAAGAGAGTCCCAGGTCCGACTCACTATACCCGGAAAAAATACACGTTTGAAAATAATTCGTGCGGGAAGAAAGATGAATGCTCGCTTATATAAAGGTATGTCAACAGCCGATAGAAAAAATTTGATCTCGTTATTAGCTCAGTTGAAGAAGTAA
- a CDS encoding dihydrofolate reductase family protein, translating into MRKIIVLEFLTLDGVIQGPGGEGEDTSNGFKYSGWQAPIFDDLTGTVMQKQMNLPFDLLLGRKTFDIWEPYWPKHSDFWPPVMSATKYVASNTRTTSEWKPSVFLSGDIVEKIGKLKKEEGPDLHVYGSANLVQTLMKNDLVDEFWLKIYPLTLGSGKRLFVEGTIPAMFKVTESQVSSNGVIIVNYKRAGEVKTGSFEI; encoded by the coding sequence ATGAGAAAAATTATCGTGCTCGAATTTCTCACTCTTGATGGAGTCATACAAGGTCCAGGCGGCGAAGGGGAAGATACTAGCAATGGCTTTAAATATAGCGGATGGCAAGCTCCGATCTTCGATGATCTTACCGGAACAGTTATGCAGAAGCAGATGAACCTTCCGTTCGATCTACTATTAGGCCGCAAAACATTTGATATTTGGGAACCATATTGGCCGAAACATTCCGATTTTTGGCCTCCTGTCATGTCGGCAACGAAGTATGTTGCATCAAATACCAGAACTACTAGCGAATGGAAACCTTCCGTGTTTTTAAGCGGAGATATTGTGGAAAAAATCGGCAAACTTAAAAAAGAAGAAGGACCCGATTTACACGTCTACGGAAGTGCAAATCTCGTTCAGACACTGATGAAGAATGATTTGGTTGATGAATTTTGGCTAAAGATATATCCACTAACGTTAGGAAGTGGGAAACGATTATTTGTCGAAGGCACAATACCTGCGATGTTCAAGGTGACTGAAAGTCAAGTTTCTTCAAATGGAGTTATTATTGTAAATTATAAGCGCGCAGGAGAAGTCAAGACAGGAAGTTTTGAAATATAA
- a CDS encoding VOC family protein — MKRVTGIGGIFFSAKDPAKLGSWYKTHLGIDVQSWGGAAFRWADAAGNPTNGTTAWSIGDGSYFAPSNSTFMVNYRVEDLHGLLKVLREEGCQVLEKVEESEYGIFGWVMDPEGNKVELWQPPAGQ; from the coding sequence ATGAAACGAGTTACAGGTATTGGTGGGATCTTCTTTAGCGCTAAGGACCCTGCTAAATTAGGCTCCTGGTACAAAACTCATCTTGGAATAGATGTCCAGTCTTGGGGTGGTGCAGCTTTTCGTTGGGCTGATGCGGCAGGCAATCCTACAAATGGCACAACTGCTTGGTCAATCGGAGACGGCTCTTATTTCGCACCGAGTAATTCTACATTCATGGTCAATTACAGAGTGGAGGATCTTCACGGACTATTAAAAGTACTTCGAGAAGAAGGTTGTCAAGTATTGGAAAAGGTAGAAGAATCTGAATACGGAATTTTTGGCTGGGTTATGGATCCGGAAGGCAACAAGGTTGAACTCTGGCAGCCGCCAGCTGGCCAATAA
- a CDS encoding SRPBCC family protein — protein MDSKQITIQSTIAADIKKAWDYYTDPKHIIHWNFATDDWQCPWAKNDLRPGGTYSARMEAKDGSFGFEFGAIYDTVVDQKNLAYTMGDGRKATVNFENKDNKTIVTVIFDPESMNPVEMQRGGWQAILDNFKKYTEAN, from the coding sequence ATGGACTCAAAACAAATCACTATTCAATCTACTATTGCAGCAGATATTAAAAAAGCTTGGGACTACTACACTGATCCAAAGCATATTATTCATTGGAATTTTGCCACTGACGATTGGCAATGCCCTTGGGCAAAGAATGATCTGAGACCTGGTGGTACGTACAGTGCGAGAATGGAAGCTAAGGATGGAAGTTTCGGCTTCGAATTTGGAGCAATTTACGATACAGTCGTTGATCAGAAAAATTTGGCTTATACAATGGGAGATGGTAGAAAGGCTACAGTTAACTTTGAGAATAAAGATAACAAAACAATTGTAACAGTAATCTTCGATCCTGAATCGATGAACCCTGTTGAAATGCAAAGAGGTGGTTGGCAGGCAATACTTGATAATTTCAAGAAGTATACAGAGGCCAATTAA
- a CDS encoding MmcQ/YjbR family DNA-binding protein, with the protein MISLDKIRKLALALPEAKEEPHFEKISFRVSKKIFATVDQENEKIVLKFDPNDQDFFSAASKGSVYPIENKWGQQGWTCVEMKSTDLALFKDMLVVSYCDVAPKRLVGSLQQNPKPRPKK; encoded by the coding sequence ATGATATCCTTGGACAAAATAAGAAAACTTGCATTGGCTCTTCCAGAAGCAAAAGAAGAACCTCATTTTGAAAAAATTTCATTCAGGGTGAGTAAGAAAATTTTTGCAACTGTGGATCAGGAGAATGAGAAGATCGTTCTTAAGTTTGATCCGAACGACCAGGACTTCTTCTCAGCAGCATCTAAGGGTTCTGTTTATCCTATAGAAAATAAATGGGGTCAGCAGGGTTGGACCTGTGTAGAAATGAAATCAACCGATCTAGCTTTATTCAAAGATATGTTAGTTGTTTCTTATTGTGATGTTGCTCCAAAAAGACTTGTAGGATCGCTTCAACAAAACCCAAAACCTCGACCAAAGAAATAA
- a CDS encoding GNAT family N-acetyltransferase, which yields MSIETISDKNLDELLPLIRKYQEFYKIESINDEKNRVFFSQFGEGSNSGCLFGYRKDGRLVGFATVYFSYASSIIRKVAIMNDLFTLTEFRKQGIGEALIDHCAKYAKFQGAARLQWVTAPDNVTAQALYNKMGAKQSSWEFFTYNIIT from the coding sequence ATGAGCATCGAAACTATCTCGGATAAAAATTTAGATGAGCTCCTTCCTCTAATTCGTAAATACCAAGAATTCTATAAGATAGAATCTATTAATGATGAAAAGAATAGAGTATTCTTTTCTCAATTCGGAGAAGGTAGTAATTCAGGATGTCTGTTCGGATATAGAAAAGATGGAAGGTTAGTCGGTTTTGCTACTGTATATTTTTCTTATGCATCAAGTATCATTCGCAAAGTAGCCATTATGAATGATCTTTTTACTCTAACCGAATTTAGAAAACAAGGAATAGGAGAAGCGCTGATTGATCATTGTGCAAAATATGCAAAATTTCAAGGAGCTGCAAGACTCCAATGGGTGACTGCTCCTGATAATGTAACTGCGCAAGCTCTATATAATAAAATGGGGGCCAAACAGAGTAGCTGGGAATTTTTTACCTATAATATAATTACATGA
- a CDS encoding DUF1801 domain-containing protein: MNKEVQKYNNSQTKIEKEICNILSQEINLHLPKAENKIWHAHPVWFLDGNPVVGYSKLKNCIRLLFWSGQSFDEEGLEPEGTFKAAEVRYTSPDQINKKDLKRWVNKSKKIQWDYKNIVKRKGVLERLK, from the coding sequence ATGAATAAAGAAGTCCAAAAATACAATAATTCACAAACCAAAATTGAAAAAGAGATTTGTAATATTCTCTCTCAAGAAATTAATCTTCATCTTCCTAAAGCGGAAAATAAAATTTGGCATGCTCATCCAGTTTGGTTTTTAGATGGGAATCCAGTTGTAGGATATAGTAAGCTTAAAAATTGTATTCGGTTACTCTTTTGGAGCGGACAATCTTTTGATGAGGAAGGTTTAGAGCCAGAAGGAACGTTTAAAGCTGCTGAAGTCCGTTATACAAGTCCGGATCAAATTAATAAAAAAGATCTAAAACGTTGGGTGAATAAATCCAAGAAAATCCAGTGGGATTATAAAAATATTGTAAAACGAAAAGGTGTTCTGGAAAGATTAAAGTAA
- a CDS encoding SRPBCC domain-containing protein — translation MNGIYHKIGVRAGTADVIKALTTKAGLSGWWTRHVEGPFTGGVSGIGEPIHFDFGIAGIDMKVKELSSQNVLWECISGPEDWIGSHIDFKLNPGTAPDGTALTLIYFKHQDWKAESDFTAHCSMKWAVFLLSLRDLIETGAGKPAPDDIKIDDFN, via the coding sequence ATGAACGGAATCTATCACAAGATAGGCGTTCGTGCAGGAACTGCGGACGTCATCAAGGCGCTGACGACTAAGGCGGGGCTTTCAGGATGGTGGACCAGACATGTAGAAGGTCCGTTTACAGGCGGAGTATCTGGTATAGGAGAACCTATCCATTTCGATTTTGGAATAGCAGGGATCGACATGAAGGTAAAAGAACTTTCATCACAAAATGTTCTTTGGGAATGTATATCAGGACCGGAAGATTGGATTGGTTCTCATATCGATTTTAAACTAAATCCAGGAACTGCACCTGACGGAACCGCATTGACCCTTATCTATTTTAAGCATCAGGATTGGAAAGCTGAAAGTGATTTTACTGCGCATTGTAGTATGAAATGGGCAGTTTTCTTACTTAGCCTAAGAGACTTGATTGAAACTGGCGCTGGCAAACCTGCGCCGGATGATATTAAGATAGACGACTTTAATTAA
- a CDS encoding SRPBCC family protein, which translates to MINQVVRIEKRINAEPIRLFRAWLKAEEFSSWFLPGNSIGIESALLDPRPGGRFKINMLHEGKILPHEGEYQIVDEPKKLVFTWRSHATGGLDTLVTVTFDPLEEGSSNPNKKPQTLITLIHERLIGEDAITSHKAGWTHIIDSLEKWQVGKN; encoded by the coding sequence ATGATAAACCAAGTCGTAAGAATAGAAAAAAGAATTAACGCAGAACCGATTCGGTTGTTTCGAGCCTGGTTAAAAGCAGAAGAGTTTTCCAGCTGGTTTTTACCCGGGAATTCAATCGGGATCGAATCGGCTTTATTAGATCCACGCCCTGGTGGTCGCTTCAAGATCAATATGTTACACGAAGGCAAAATTCTGCCTCATGAAGGAGAATACCAGATCGTCGATGAACCAAAAAAATTAGTATTTACTTGGAGATCACATGCGACCGGCGGCTTAGACACATTAGTCACTGTTACTTTTGATCCATTAGAAGAAGGATCTTCAAATCCAAATAAGAAACCGCAAACACTCATAACGTTAATACACGAACGTTTAATAGGAGAAGATGCTATCACTTCCCATAAAGCAGGATGGACCCATATCATTGACAGCCTTGAAAAATGGCAGGTCGGAAAAAATTAA
- a CDS encoding ArsR/SmtB family transcription factor yields MVVFQKNEQRLDQVFAALADSSRRQMLAKLRKRPLTISELAEPFSMSFAGVAKHIDVLTSAGLVRKVRDIEDGRSFRLELQNQSLMEASTWLAYHQEFWTNKLDKLESFIEEQDHDKPSRKNRKKN; encoded by the coding sequence ATGGTTGTATTTCAAAAAAATGAACAAAGGTTAGATCAAGTATTCGCAGCTCTTGCAGATAGTTCGAGAAGGCAGATGCTTGCTAAATTGCGAAAAAGGCCGCTCACCATTTCAGAATTGGCTGAGCCCTTTTCCATGTCCTTTGCTGGAGTTGCTAAACATATAGATGTGCTTACATCGGCTGGTTTAGTTCGTAAAGTTAGAGATATTGAAGATGGTCGCAGCTTTCGATTAGAGCTGCAAAATCAATCTCTTATGGAAGCTTCTACTTGGCTTGCATATCATCAGGAATTCTGGACCAACAAACTAGATAAACTCGAATCCTTTATAGAGGAGCAAGACCATGATAAACCAAGTCGTAAGAATAGAAAAAAGAATTAA
- a CDS encoding iron chaperone, whose amino-acid sequence MDKTKSTFKSIDEYIKTFPKEVQSILQELRKVIQEEAPEASEKISYQIPTFYLNGNLVHFAAYKNHIGFYPGASGIAKFKKEIDKYKNAKGSVQFPIDRPLPFSLVRKIVKFRVGEYKKKVPKKTKKK is encoded by the coding sequence ATGGATAAGACAAAAAGCACATTCAAATCGATTGACGAATACATCAAAACTTTTCCCAAAGAGGTCCAGTCCATTCTTCAGGAACTCCGAAAAGTGATCCAAGAAGAAGCTCCTGAAGCAAGTGAGAAGATAAGCTATCAGATCCCGACTTTTTATCTGAACGGAAATCTGGTCCATTTCGCTGCATATAAAAATCATATCGGTTTTTACCCAGGAGCAAGTGGAATTGCCAAATTTAAGAAAGAAATTGATAAATACAAAAATGCAAAGGGTTCAGTTCAATTTCCGATCGATCGACCTTTACCTTTTTCTCTGGTCCGTAAGATCGTAAAATTCAGAGTGGGAGAATATAAGAAGAAGGTCCCTAAAAAAACGAAAAAGAAATAA
- a CDS encoding DoxX family protein → MGSENVSKGQLWTGRVLSGLVVLFLLFDGVLKFFLDKMPPEAQAEGAKLGYPVEVMPYLGTVLIVSTLLYAFPRTAVLGATLLTGYLGGAVATHVRVLNPLGSHILFPVYLGIILWAGLYLRFPKLRDVTPLQK, encoded by the coding sequence ATGGGATCTGAAAACGTTTCGAAAGGTCAACTTTGGACCGGTCGAGTGCTCAGCGGATTGGTTGTACTTTTTCTGCTCTTTGACGGAGTGTTAAAATTTTTCTTAGATAAAATGCCGCCGGAAGCTCAGGCAGAAGGAGCTAAACTTGGTTACCCGGTTGAAGTAATGCCTTACTTGGGAACTGTTTTGATCGTAAGCACCTTGTTATATGCTTTCCCTAGAACTGCAGTGCTGGGAGCAACCTTACTCACAGGTTATTTGGGTGGAGCTGTTGCGACTCATGTTCGTGTTTTAAATCCTTTAGGTTCTCATATTTTATTTCCAGTCTATTTGGGAATTATTCTATGGGCAGGATTATACCTCAGATTTCCTAAGCTGAGAGATGTAACTCCCTTGCAGAAATAA
- a CDS encoding helix-turn-helix domain-containing protein produces the protein MKVTDRQKKKFLKSLKQARIEAGFTQSEVARQIGTSQSFISKLESGSISLEVEIFLKLYQLYEKPAVYFFSAFSQK, from the coding sequence TTGAAAGTAACGGACCGACAAAAGAAAAAATTCTTAAAGTCCCTGAAACAGGCAAGGATCGAAGCAGGATTCACTCAATCAGAAGTCGCCCGTCAGATTGGGACCAGTCAAAGTTTTATTTCTAAACTAGAATCAGGAAGTATATCTTTAGAAGTGGAGATATTTTTAAAGTTATATCAATTGTACGAAAAGCCTGCGGTGTATTTTTTCTCCGCATTTTCCCAAAAATAA
- a CDS encoding NAD(P)/FAD-dependent oxidoreductase has product MTQELELRLLPEIAEQPDRLTEYISKSKKISLSDITHIEVLNHSIDARQKTVFVNLKVRVYINEKFVPEEIHLPDYPDVKNSKEVIVIGAGPAGLFSALELIQSGLKPIVLERGKDVKSRPKDLQNINAHHIVDEDSNYCFGEGGAGTYSDGKLYTRSKKRGNVRRILELLVGFGANPNILIDAHPHIGTNKLPSIVRRMRETIQERGGEVHFNQRVTDLIVEGNSIKGVITKNGDRFLADKVILATGHSARDIFELLHHKGIEIHLKPLAVGVRVEHKQSLIDSIQYSCDDRGPFLPPSPYSVVKQIHGRGVYSFCMCPGGVIAACATKPGEVVTNGWSSSKRARPTANSGIVVELRQEDFLPLQKFGPLAAMEFQKEIEQKAWIAGGKTQTAPATRLADFVEGKISSDLPKTSYPPGIISADLSSVLPKFVMKALQDGFKEFNKSMKGYLTNEAVVHAPETRTSSPVSIPRDPETLEHIRIKGLYPCGEGAGYAGGIVSAAMDGIRCAQACTISV; this is encoded by the coding sequence ATGACCCAAGAATTAGAACTTAGGCTTTTGCCTGAGATCGCCGAACAACCGGATCGGCTTACAGAATATATTTCCAAATCCAAAAAGATCTCTTTGTCGGATATTACACATATTGAGGTCTTAAATCATTCTATTGATGCAAGACAAAAGACTGTCTTCGTTAATCTCAAAGTCCGAGTTTATATTAACGAAAAATTTGTACCGGAAGAGATCCATCTTCCTGATTATCCTGATGTAAAAAATTCTAAAGAAGTGATCGTGATCGGAGCTGGACCTGCCGGTTTATTCTCCGCTTTAGAACTCATCCAATCAGGTTTAAAACCTATCGTTCTGGAAAGAGGAAAAGACGTTAAGTCAAGACCTAAAGATCTTCAGAATATTAATGCTCATCATATTGTGGATGAGGATTCCAATTATTGTTTCGGAGAAGGTGGAGCAGGCACTTATTCAGACGGCAAACTTTATACAAGATCCAAAAAAAGAGGGAATGTCCGTCGTATTCTGGAACTACTTGTAGGTTTTGGAGCAAATCCTAATATTCTAATAGATGCTCACCCTCATATAGGAACCAATAAACTTCCTAGTATTGTTCGTAGAATGAGAGAAACCATCCAGGAAAGAGGCGGAGAAGTCCATTTCAACCAAAGAGTAACTGATCTAATCGTCGAAGGAAATTCTATTAAAGGTGTTATCACAAAGAATGGAGATCGTTTTCTTGCCGACAAAGTGATTTTGGCCACAGGACATTCTGCCAGAGATATATTTGAATTATTACATCATAAGGGAATAGAGATCCATTTAAAACCTCTTGCTGTGGGTGTTCGAGTAGAACATAAACAATCCTTAATAGACTCAATTCAGTATAGTTGCGATGACAGAGGTCCCTTTCTTCCTCCTTCTCCTTATAGTGTTGTAAAACAGATCCATGGTAGAGGAGTGTATTCTTTCTGTATGTGCCCGGGAGGAGTGATCGCAGCATGTGCCACAAAACCTGGAGAGGTTGTGACGAATGGTTGGTCTTCTTCTAAAAGAGCAAGGCCTACTGCAAATTCTGGGATCGTGGTGGAACTAAGGCAAGAGGACTTTCTACCTCTCCAAAAGTTTGGGCCATTGGCTGCGATGGAATTCCAAAAAGAGATAGAACAAAAAGCTTGGATTGCAGGAGGAAAAACCCAAACAGCTCCTGCGACCAGACTTGCTGATTTTGTAGAAGGTAAAATTTCTTCTGATCTTCCCAAAACTTCTTATCCTCCAGGAATTATATCTGCAGATCTTTCTTCCGTTCTTCCTAAATTTGTAATGAAGGCTTTGCAAGATGGATTCAAAGAATTTAATAAATCTATGAAAGGATATCTGACAAATGAAGCAGTGGTTCATGCTCCTGAGACTAGGACTTCTTCTCCAGTTAGTATACCAAGAGATCCAGAAACATTGGAACATATTCGTATCAAAGGTTTGTATCCTTGCGGAGAAGGAGCCGGATATGCAGGCGGGATCGTGTCTGCAGCGATGGATGGGATCAGATGTGCACAGGCTTGTACTATTAGTGTTTAG
- a CDS encoding helix-turn-helix domain-containing protein, with protein MINHYDKIDSALNFIEKNLKNNISVKDVSENSFSSLWHFQRIFRYMTGYSVYSYIRKRRLSEAAQKLILTRSKVIDIAFEFGYETPETFLREFKKDFGTTPSEYMLFTVPGNTTEKLLSAWKYIYGTWLANSEYERGSEDDFEVFDERFWDPQNPVSEIYISIR; from the coding sequence ATGATAAACCACTATGATAAAATAGATTCAGCGCTTAATTTTATAGAAAAAAATCTTAAGAATAATATATCCGTAAAAGACGTTTCAGAGAATTCATTTAGTTCTCTTTGGCATTTCCAAAGAATATTCAGATATATGACTGGATATTCTGTGTATTCTTACATTCGCAAACGAAGACTTTCTGAAGCGGCACAAAAATTGATCCTAACTAGATCTAAGGTCATAGATATTGCCTTTGAATTTGGATACGAAACTCCTGAAACTTTTCTAAGAGAATTTAAAAAGGATTTTGGAACCACTCCTTCTGAATATATGCTGTTTACCGTTCCCGGAAATACTACTGAAAAGTTACTCAGCGCCTGGAAATACATTTACGGCACCTGGCTTGCAAATAGCGAATATGAAAGAGGATCAGAAGACGATTTTGAGGTCTTTGATGAAAGATTTTGGGATCCTCAGAATCCGGTTTCCGAAATTTATATTTCGATCCGATAA
- a CDS encoding DUF1801 domain-containing protein yields the protein MAQKKNQFQKFTNSDVAETFSDYSPAVREKLFRLRELIFETAKETQGVGRIEEVLKWGQPSYITPESKSGTTIRIDALKGESKEYAIFFHCQTDLISRFRKLYPKTFHFEGNRSIIFSENTKLPEKELKQCISFALTYHSDKKKKSN from the coding sequence ATGGCTCAAAAAAAGAATCAGTTCCAAAAATTCACTAATTCAGATGTAGCGGAAACATTCTCAGATTATTCTCCCGCTGTACGAGAGAAATTATTCCGTTTAAGAGAACTTATATTCGAAACTGCAAAAGAGACCCAAGGAGTAGGCAGGATAGAAGAAGTTCTAAAATGGGGACAACCCAGTTATATCACTCCTGAATCCAAAAGTGGGACTACGATCCGAATAGATGCATTAAAAGGGGAATCGAAAGAATATGCGATCTTCTTTCATTGCCAAACAGATCTGATCTCCAGATTTAGGAAATTATATCCTAAAACATTTCATTTCGAAGGAAACAGAAGTATTATATTTTCTGAAAATACTAAACTTCCGGAAAAAGAATTAAAACAATGTATTTCTTTCGCGTTGACTTACCACTCGGACAAAAAGAAAAAATCAAATTAA
- a CDS encoding acyl-CoA thioesterase has translation MARVQLDLPEKLAWSTSLNIRIYDTNFAAHLAHDKVVSLLHESRARLFKEKGFSELDVNGYGIILTDLVVEYKAEAFFGDQVRVEIGAGDFSAKGCDLYYRMTHTDGPINGKIVCNAKTGLVFMDYATRTVSNIPDVFRSWF, from the coding sequence ATGGCAAGAGTTCAACTGGATCTGCCCGAAAAACTGGCATGGTCTACCAGCTTAAATATCAGGATTTATGATACAAATTTTGCAGCGCATTTAGCTCACGATAAAGTGGTCTCTCTTTTACATGAATCCAGAGCAAGATTATTCAAAGAGAAGGGATTTTCGGAACTGGATGTAAACGGATACGGGATCATTCTTACCGATCTAGTAGTTGAATATAAGGCCGAAGCTTTTTTCGGAGACCAGGTCCGAGTAGAGATCGGAGCAGGTGATTTTAGTGCGAAAGGTTGCGATCTATATTATAGAATGACCCATACAGACGGGCCGATTAACGGCAAAATTGTATGTAATGCAAAAACAGGTCTTGTGTTCATGGATTATGCTACTAGAACAGTTAGCAATATTCCGGACGTCTTTAGATCCTGGTTCTGA